A single region of the Lactobacillus xylocopicola genome encodes:
- a CDS encoding NAD(P)/FAD-dependent oxidoreductase — protein sequence MIGAGPVGLFSANFAHLHGLKTVTFDSLKEVGGQPKFLYPFKKIFDIPVFDQISGAHLVEQLKTATTDKTTFVLDHRVSSIQKQDSGFIVDDEFWVKSIIIATGTGSFAPKKFPLQLDTGAAARIHYFIKNPQEFANQTIGVFGGGDSALDWALELAEQTGTQVGLIHRRNEFRGLESSAQRLQNLKNVEVLTPYLPKSIAIRNNQLDVGLKLVGSTELIHKHFDQIIVAYGFRSNNSFVKKWGVNISNSQIAVTSEMKTSVPGIYAIGDAVTYPGRVPVIGLGFGEAQIAVTAIMRSLFPEKTLTIHSTSI from the coding sequence ATTATCGGCGCTGGGCCAGTTGGTCTTTTTAGCGCTAACTTTGCTCACTTACATGGTCTCAAAACAGTTACTTTTGACTCATTAAAGGAGGTCGGGGGACAACCTAAATTTCTTTATCCTTTTAAAAAAATCTTTGATATTCCTGTTTTTGACCAGATTAGCGGTGCCCACTTAGTGGAACAATTAAAAACAGCGACTACGGATAAAACCACTTTTGTTCTTGATCATCGTGTATCTTCCATTCAGAAGCAGGATAGCGGCTTCATTGTTGACGATGAATTTTGGGTAAAAAGTATTATTATTGCCACGGGAACTGGCTCTTTTGCGCCCAAGAAGTTTCCCTTGCAGCTAGATACCGGGGCAGCCGCAAGGATACATTATTTTATTAAGAATCCGCAAGAATTTGCCAATCAGACTATTGGCGTTTTTGGTGGCGGTGACTCCGCCCTTGACTGGGCACTCGAACTTGCCGAGCAGACGGGGACCCAGGTTGGACTAATTCATCGCCGAAATGAGTTTAGGGGACTCGAATCGAGTGCACAACGACTACAAAATTTAAAAAATGTTGAAGTTCTGACTCCCTACCTTCCTAAATCAATTGCAATCAGGAATAATCAACTTGATGTTGGGCTCAAGCTGGTGGGCAGTACGGAACTTATCCACAAGCACTTTGACCAAATTATTGTTGCGTACGGTTTTCGCTCTAATAATAGCTTTGTCAAAAAATGGGGCGTTAATATCAGCAATAGTCAAATTGCAGTTACTAGCGAGATGAAAACCAGCGTTCCGGGCATCTATGCCATTGGCGACGCTGTTACTTATCCTGGTCGCGTTCCCGTAATTGGCCTCGGCTTTGGTGAAGCGCAAATTGCGGTTACTGCAATTATGCGCTCCTTATTTCCCGAAAAAACTTTGACTATTCACTCAACCAGTATTTAG
- a CDS encoding glycosyltransferase family 4 protein has protein sequence MNIGIFTDTYFPQISGVASSVKTLKEALEEQGHNVFVFTTTDPHVAKGTVEANVFRFSSMPFISFTDRRIAYRGFFEATKVAREVNLDVVHTQTEFALGMIGKYVAHQLKIPAIHTYHTMYEDYLHYVLNGHLLRPYHVKQFTSVFLKNMDGVIAPSMRVEKLLKRYKISIPMEVIPTGVDVKSFNQPATHDVRRELGIEPDVPVLLTLSRIAGEKKIDRILNVMTEVVDEFPRAQLVIAGGGPDVEVLQDQVERLTLEDNVIFAGDVPHSDVGSFYQMADLFVSASDTETQGLTYIEALAAGTKCVVYDTDYTEQIFDDLAFGQVFTRPSDMRDEILFYLKEEKTAIPAEKLEAKLKQISAERFGEKVHQFYEEVIANYQEDPKEDTND, from the coding sequence ATGAATATTGGTATTTTTACCGATACATATTTTCCGCAAATCAGTGGCGTAGCGTCTTCGGTTAAGACACTTAAAGAGGCACTTGAGGAGCAGGGACATAACGTATTTGTTTTTACAACAACTGATCCGCACGTTGCCAAGGGCACCGTAGAGGCCAATGTTTTTCGCTTCAGTAGTATGCCGTTTATTTCGTTTACTGACCGTCGCATTGCCTATAGGGGTTTCTTTGAGGCAACTAAAGTAGCGCGGGAAGTGAATCTTGATGTGGTTCACACGCAGACTGAATTTGCCCTCGGAATGATTGGCAAATATGTGGCGCACCAGTTAAAGATTCCCGCAATTCATACCTACCATACAATGTATGAAGATTACTTGCATTATGTGCTGAATGGTCACCTTTTGCGGCCATACCATGTTAAACAGTTTACCAGTGTCTTCCTTAAAAATATGGATGGCGTGATTGCACCTAGCATGCGCGTAGAAAAGCTTTTGAAGCGCTACAAGATATCTATCCCAATGGAGGTGATCCCGACTGGTGTGGACGTTAAGAGCTTTAATCAGCCGGCAACGCATGATGTTCGTCGGGAACTTGGAATTGAGCCGGATGTTCCGGTACTCTTAACCCTTAGTCGCATTGCTGGTGAAAAAAAGATTGACCGGATCTTAAATGTGATGACGGAAGTTGTTGATGAATTTCCGCGCGCCCAGCTGGTGATTGCTGGTGGTGGTCCCGACGTTGAGGTATTGCAAGACCAAGTTGAGCGATTGACGCTTGAGGACAACGTAATTTTTGCTGGTGATGTGCCACATAGTGATGTTGGCTCTTTCTACCAAATGGCTGATCTTTTTGTTTCGGCGAGTGATACTGAAACGCAGGGCTTGACTTATATTGAAGCTCTTGCAGCCGGGACAAAATGTGTGGTATACGATACCGACTATACTGAACAGATTTTTGATGACTTGGCTTTTGGACAAGTTTTTACACGTCCAAGTGATATGCGGGATGAAATCTTATTCTATTTGAAAGAAGAAAAGACGGCTATTCCTGCCGAAAAACTCGAAGCCAAGCTAAAGCAGATTTCTGCCGAGCGCTTTGGTGAAAAAGTTCATCAATTCTACGAAGAAGTAATTGCAAACTACCAAGAAGACCCTAAAGAGGATACAAATGATTAG
- a CDS encoding glycosyltransferase family 4 protein, whose product MIRINMFSQADSVEGQGVGSAYQELINLLRTHLVDEFYITNNKYGASDLTHYHTVNPTYFANSFSPARGRKIGYVHFLPETLEGSVKLPPIAKKVFYKYVIDFYKRMDQIVVVNPIFIDHLVKYGIKRDQVKYIPNFVAKDEFYPKRLEQKNAFRHQLGIPLDKFVVFGDGQVQARKGVDDFAKLARANPDMQFIWAGGFSFGKITDGYSHFKELVDNPPQNLKFTGIIARPELVNYLNIADLFVLPSYDELFPMSVLEAFSCGTPVLLRDLDLYQAIISGYYLKGSNFEALNEQLRQVANDQALLNKYSRLSNLASEKYSEDNLAQIWNDFYHEQYEIGRELGQIH is encoded by the coding sequence ATGATTAGAATCAATATGTTTTCCCAAGCAGATTCCGTTGAAGGCCAGGGGGTTGGCTCGGCCTATCAGGAACTGATTAACTTGCTGAGAACGCACTTAGTCGATGAGTTTTATATAACCAACAACAAGTACGGCGCAAGCGATCTGACCCATTACCACACGGTTAATCCGACTTATTTTGCTAATAGCTTCTCACCAGCCCGTGGTCGTAAAATTGGTTATGTGCACTTTTTGCCGGAAACGCTTGAAGGTTCAGTTAAGTTGCCACCAATTGCCAAAAAAGTCTTCTACAAGTATGTTATTGATTTTTATAAACGGATGGACCAAATAGTTGTAGTCAATCCAATTTTCATTGACCATTTGGTTAAGTATGGGATTAAGCGCGACCAGGTTAAGTATATTCCCAATTTTGTAGCCAAGGATGAATTTTATCCGAAGCGTCTTGAGCAAAAGAATGCTTTTCGGCACCAGTTAGGTATTCCCCTGGATAAGTTTGTGGTCTTTGGGGACGGCCAGGTGCAAGCGCGCAAGGGTGTTGACGATTTTGCGAAGCTTGCTAGAGCCAATCCAGACATGCAATTTATCTGGGCTGGTGGTTTTTCCTTTGGTAAAATTACGGACGGCTATTCCCACTTTAAGGAACTAGTTGATAATCCACCGCAAAACCTGAAATTTACTGGTATTATTGCCAGACCAGAATTAGTGAATTACCTTAACATTGCCGACTTGTTTGTTCTGCCATCCTATGATGAACTCTTTCCGATGTCAGTTTTGGAGGCTTTTAGTTGTGGTACGCCGGTCTTACTCCGTGATCTTGACTTATATCAGGCAATTATCAGCGGTTATTATTTGAAGGGCAGCAACTTTGAAGCGCTGAATGAGCAATTGCGCCAAGTAGCCAATGACCAGGCTTTGCTTAATAAATACAGTCGCCTGTCAAATCTGGCCAGTGAAAAGTATTCTGAAGACAATCTGGCTCAGATCTGGAATGACTTCTACCATGAACAATATGAAATTGGTCGAGAATTAGGACAAATTCACTAA